From a single Brassica napus cultivar Da-Ae chromosome C9, Da-Ae, whole genome shotgun sequence genomic region:
- the LOC106419317 gene encoding DEAD-box ATP-dependent RNA helicase 26, with protein MPLKFPLGVRFITHSLPCTHLASSMNSAALIYSFRAVPVISKALPSRLTCLGLCSRVSFSTRPEFGRRGEIRASKSLIEDEAELSDWVSDLRTSSVRGKFTSDEDEAVQERVRRNVERDDGRGPRKGREGQADRFGGSRKVDRFGGSNRSRTGGEPVRNNRFGDREGARNGRIQGRSGESSFRGRNERNVDSGFRRERGMETNKGLGKQTRGLRQEEEGSSDEVVLGGIDDLLSEVSSEDDSEDDEAFVGKVVKGVEADMPRTDTAKTSDSYLSKTRFDQFPLSPLSLRAIKDAGFETMTVVQEATLPIILKGKDVLAKAKTGTGKTVAFLLPSIEAVIKSPPASRDSRQSPIVVLVVCPTRELASQAAAEANTLLKYHPSIGVQVVIGGTKLPTEQRRMQANPCQILVATPGRLKDHIENTSGFATRLNGVKVLVLDEADHLLDMGFRRDIERIIAAVPKQRQTFLFSATVPEEVRQICHIALKRDHEFINCVQEGSGETHQKVKQMYMIASLDRHFSLLYVLLKEHMADNPDYKVIIFCTTAMVTRLVADLLGQLSLNVREIHSRKPQGYRTKVSDEFRKSKSIILVTSDVSARGVDYPDVSLVVQMGLPSDREQYIHRLGRTGRKGKEGEGVLMLAPWEEYFLSSVKDLPINKSPLPPIDPEAVKKVQRGLNQVEMKNKEAAYQAWLGYYKSQKMIARDTTRLVELANEFSRSMGLDMPPAIPKNVLGKMGLKNVPGLRTK; from the exons ATGCCCTTGAAGTTCCCTCTCGGTGTACGCTTCATCACTCActctctcccctgcactcaccTCGCTTCTTCCATGAATTCCGCCGCGCTGATCTACTCGTTCCGCGCCGTCCCCGTCATCTCCAAGGCGCTTCCCTCGAGGCTAACGTGCCTCGGACTCTGCTCCCGGGTCAGTTTCTCAACCCGACCCGAGTTCGGGAGGCGTGGAGAGATTCGCGCGTCCAAGAGCTTGATTGAGGACGAGGCGGAGCTTAGCGATTGGGTGAGCGATTTGAGGACTAGCTCCGTGCGTGGGAAGTTCACTAGCGATGAGGATGAAGCTGTTCAGGAACGTGTTCGTAGAAACGTAGAGAGGGATGATGGTAGGGGTCCGAGGAAGGGAAGAGAAGGTCAAGCTGATAGGTTTGGTGGTTCTAGAAAGGTTGATAGGTTTGGGGGTTCGAACCGGAGTAGAACCGGCGGCGAACCGGTTAGGAACAACCGGTTTGGTGACAGAGAAGGTGCAAGGAATGGGAGGATTCAAGGGAGGAGTGGCGAGTCTTCTTTTCGTGGGAGGAATGAGAGAAATGTAGATTCAGGGTTTAGGAGAGAGCGAGGGATGGAAACAAACAAGGGTTTGGGGAAGCAGACGAGAGGCTTGAGGCAGGAAGAGGAAGGTAGTAGTGACGAGGTAGTATTGGGAGGCATTGATGATTTGCTTAGTGAAGTTAGTAGTGAGGATGACAGTGAAGATGACGAGGCTTTCGTTGGGAAAGTGGTTAAGGGTGTAGAAGCTGATATGCCAAGGACTGACACTGCTAAAACTTCAGATTCTTACTTATCTAAGACAAG ATTCGATCAGTTCCCATTGTCTCCCTTATCGCTAAGAGCCATCAAGGATGCTGGATTTGAGACAATGACTGTTGTGCAGGAGGCTACTCTTCCCATCATTCTCAAAG GTAAAGATGTGCTAGCCAAGGCCAAAACAGGCACTGGGAAAACCGTTGCATTTTTG cttCCATCAATTGAAGCTGTTATCAAATCTCCACCTGCAAGCCGGGATAGTAGGCAATCCCCCATTGTTGTGCTTGTTGTATGCCCTACTCGGGAGCTTGCCAGTCAAGCGGCTGCGGAAGCTAATACCTTGCTGAAGTATCACCCGTCTATCGGTGTTCAAGTTGTGATTGGAGGCACAAAGCTTCCTACAGAGCAAAGGCGTATGCAAGCAAATCCTTGCCAg ATTCTTGTGGCTACACCTGGAAGGCTGAAAGACCATATCGAGAACACTTCTGGATTTGCCACAAGGTTGAATGGTGTGAAAGTCCTTGTACTTGATGAAGCTGATCATCTCTTGGACATGGGTTTCCGAAGGGATATCGAGAGGATCATCGCTGCTGTTCCTAAGCAGAGAcaaacgtttttattttctgctACGGTTCCTGAAGAG GTCCGCCAGATATGCCATATTGCTCTGAAACGGGACCATGAGTTCATCAATTGTGTTCAAGAGGGATCTGGGGAGACGCATCAAAAG GTCAAACAAATGTACATGATTGCATCACTGGATAGACATTTCTCGCTTCTATATGTTCTCCTTAAAGAACACATGGCAGATAATCCAGACTATAAG GTTATTATTTTCTGCACAACTGCCATGGTTACAAGATTGGTTGCCGATCTGCTTGGCCAGCTAAGCTTGAACGTCAGAGAGATCCATTCTAGAAAACCGCAGGGTTACAGAACCAAAGTCTCCGACGAGTTCCGCAAGTCGAAGAGTATTATCCTTGTAACATCAGATGTATCTGCTCGTGGTGTCGATTACCCTGATGTGTCACTAGTCGTACAG ATGGGGTTGCCATCAGACAGAGAACAATACATACATAGACTTGGCAGAACCGGGAGGAAAGGTAAGGAAGGAGAAGGTGTACTAATGTTGGCACCATGGGAAGAGTACTTTCTGTCATCTGTTAAAGACTTGCCCATTAACAAGTCTCCTCTACCGCCAATAGACCCTGAGGCTGTGAAAAAG GTGCAGAGAGGGCTTAACCAAGTGGAAATGAAGAACAAGGAAGCGGCGTATCAGGCGTGGTTAGGTTACTACAAATCCCAGAAGATGATTGCGAGAGACACGACCAGACTAGTGGAGTTAGCCAATGAGTTTAGCCGCAGCATGGGACTTGACATGCCACCAGCTATCCCCAAAAATGTTCTTGGCAAGATGGGTCTCAAAAACGTTCCTGGTCTTAGAACCAAGTAG
- the LOC125592316 gene encoding serine/threonine-protein kinase SRK2G-like: MDKYEVVKDLGTGNFGVARLLRHKETKELVAMKYIERGRKIDENVAREIINHRSLKHPNIIRFKEVILTPTHLAIVMEYASGGELFERICTAGRFSEAEARYFFQQLICGVDYCHSLQICHRDLKLENTLLDGSPAPLLKICDFGYSKSSILHSRPKSTVGTPAYIAPEVLSRREYDGKHADVWSCGVTLYVMLVGAYPFEDPNDPKNFRKTIQRIMAIQYKIPDYVHISQECKHLLSRIFVTNPAKRITLKEIKNHPWYLKNLPKELLESAQAVYYKRDNTSYSLQSVEDIMKIVGEARNPASSSSVSKSLGSGVEEEEDVEAEVEVEEEEEEEEEEEDEYEKHVKEAHSSIQEPHEALKEKK; encoded by the exons ATGGATAAGTATGAGGTTGTGAAGGATCTGGGGACTGGGAACTTCGGTGTGGCTCGCCTTCTTAGGCACAAGGAAACCAAAGAGCTTGTCGCCATGAAGTACATCGAGAGAGGCCGAAAG ATAGATGAGAACGTGGCTAGAGAGATTATCAATCACAGATCACTTAAGCATCCTAATATCATCCGCTTCAAGGAG GTGATTCTGACACCTACTCATCTTGCCATTGTGATGGAGTATGCTTCTGGTGGAGAGCTCTTTGAGAGAATCTGTACTGCCGGTAGATTCAGTGAAGCTGag GCTAGGTACTTCTTTCAGCAGCTGATTTGTGGGGTTGACTACTGCCACTCCTTG CAAATATGCCACAGAGATCTGAAGCTTGAGAACACATTGCTTGATGGTAGCCCTGCTCCGCTTTTGAAAATCTGTGATTTTGGTTACTCCAAG TCATCTATACTACATTCTAGACCTAAATCGACCGTTGGAACTCCAGCATACATAGCACCTGAAGTTCTTTCCCGTAGAGAATACGATGGCAAG CACGCGGATGTGTGGTCATGTGGTGTAACCCTTTATGTCATGCTCGTTGGAGCTTACCCATTTGAGGATCCTAATGATCCAAAGAATTTCAGGAAAACAATCCAA CGTATAATGGCTATACAATACAAGATTCCGGACTACGTTCACATATCTCAGGAGTGCAAACACCTTCTCTCTCGCATATTCGTCACTAACCCCGCTAAG AGAATCACGCTTAAGGAGATCAAGAATCATCCGTGGTACTTAAAGAATCTGCCAAAGGAGCTGCTGGAGTCTGCTCAAGCGGTGTATTACAAGAGAGACAACACGAGCTATTCTCTTCAAAGCGTAGAGGACATAATGAAGATagttggagaagctaggaatCCAGCTTCTTCTTCAAGCGTCAGCAAAAGCTTGGGATCAGGGGTTGAGGAAGAAGAGGATGTTGAAGCTGAAGTggaagtggaagaagaagaggaggaagaagaagaagaagaagatgaatacGAGAAGCATGTCAAAGAGGCACATTCTTCTATTCAAGAGCCTCACGAAGcgttaaaggaaaaaaaatga
- the LOC106419320 gene encoding calumenin codes for MGKASVILYITVGILVLFLVSYSPKKKSHHHNGGHNSQHHRLKLRSSFNFKPTRHDPIPFDPLVADMERRREDKEWERQYIEHSHPELAHDPAPGHESQPEWEEFMDAEDYLNDEEKFNVTDRLISLFPKIDVSPLDGYVSESELIEWNVQSSAKEVMHRSQRDMDVHDRNKDGFVSFSEYEPPSWGRDSGNYSFGYDIGWWKEEHFNASDANGDGLLNLTEFNDFLHPADTKNPKLLLWLCKEEVRERDSDKDGKIGFDEFFHGLFDAVRSYEEDNHNATHSYHDLPEGPAKQLFAQLDKDGVGYLSDVELLPVISKIHPTERYYAKEQADYIISKADSDKDGRLTLAEMIEHPYVFYSAIFDEDDTDDDYGLHDEFR; via the exons ATGGGTAAAGCTTCCGTGATACTATACATCACTGTCGGgatcctcgtcctcttcctcgtCTCTTACTCTCCCAAGAAGAAGAGCCACCACCACAACGGTGGTCACAACAGCCAACATCACCGTCTCAAACTCCGCTCTTCTTTCAATTTCAAACCCACGCGCCACGATCCAATCCCTTTTGATCCTCTCGTTGCTGACATGGAGCGCCGTCGCGAGGATAAGGAGTGGGAAAGGCAGTACATTGAGCATTCTCACCCCGAGCTAGCGCATGATCCAGCGCCTGGTCACGAGTCGCAGCCTGAGTGGGAGGAGTTCATGGATGCTGAGGATTACTTGAATGATGAGGAGAAGTTCAATGTTACCGATAG gttgatatCTTTGTTTCCAAAGATTGATGTGTCTCCTCTTGATGGGTATGTGAGTGAGAGTGAGTTGATTGAATGGAATGTGCAGTCTTCTGCCAAGGAGGTCATGCACAGGAGTCAAAGAGACATGGATGTTCATGATAGAAACAAGGatggttttgtttctttctctgaGTATGAACCTCCTTCTTGGGGCCGCGACTCGG GTAACTATTCCTTTGGGTATGACATTGGTTGGTGGAAGGAGGAGCATTTTAATGCATCTGATGCAAATGGTGATGGTCTGCTGAATTTAACTGAGTTCAACGA CTTTCTTCATCCTGCTGATACCAAGAATCCTAAGTTGCTGCTATGGTTATGCAAGGAGGAAGTAAG AGAAAGAGATTCAGATAAGGATGGCAAGATCGGCTTCGATGAGTTTTTCCACGGTCTCTTTGACGCTGTGAGGAGCTACGAAGAAGACAATCACAATGCTACGCATTCTTATCATGACTTGCCTGAAGGCCCAGCAAAGCAGTTGTTTGCTCAGCTTGACAAAGATGGTGTCGG GTACTTATCAGACGTTGAATTGCTTCCCGTTATCAGTAAAATCCATCCTACTGAGCGTTATTACGCAAAAGAACAAGCTGATTATATTATATCAAAG GCGGATTCAGACAAAGATGGACGTCTGACTTTGGCAGAGATGATTGAGCATCCTTACGTTTTCTATAGTGCCATCTTTGACGAAGATGACACTGATGATGACTATGGCCTCCATGATGAGTTTCGTTAG
- the LOC125592315 gene encoding pyruvate kinase, cytosolic isozyme produces the protein MSNIDIEGILKELPNDGRIPKTKIVCTLGPASRTVPMIEKLLRAGMNVARFNFSHGSHEYHQDTLNNLRTAMQNTGILAAVMLDTKGPEIRTGFLKDGNPIQLKEGQEITITTDYDIQGDDSTISMSYKKLPLDVKPGNTILCADGSISLAVVSCDPESGTVRCRCENTAMLGERKNVNLPGVVVDLPTLTDKDIEDILGWGVPNGIDMIALSFVRKGSDLVNVRRVLGSHAKSIMLMSKVENQEGVVNFDEILRETDAFMVARGDLGMEIPIEKIFLAQKLMIYKCNLAGKPVVTATQMLESMIKSPRPTRAEATDVANAVLDGTDCVMLSGESAAGAYPEIAVKVMAKICIEAESSLDYNTIFKEMIRATPLPMSPLESLASSAVRTANKAHAKLIVVLTRGGSTANLVAKYRPAVPILSVVVPVMTTDNFDWSCSDESPARHSLIYRGLIPMLAEGSAKATDSESTEVIIEAALKSATQRGLCNVGDAVVALHRIGAASVIKICLVK, from the exons ATGTCGAACATAGACATAGAAGGGATACTGAAGGAGCTGCCTAACGATGGGAGGATCCCAAAGACCAAGATCGTCTGCACTCTGGGACCAGCTTCTCGCACTGTTCCCATGATCGAAAAGCTTCTCCGAGCCGGTATGAACGTCGCCCGCTTCAACTTCTCTCATGGCAGCCACGAATACCACCAGGACACGCTCAACAACCTCCGCACCGCCATGCAGAACACCGGCATTCTCGCCGCTGTCATGCTCGACACAAAG GGACCTGAGATTCGTACTGGCTTCTTGAAAGATGGGAACCCTATACAACTAAAGGAAGGCCAGGAGATTACCATCACCACCGACTACGACATTCAAGGAGACGATTCAACTATCTCCATGAGCTACAAGAAGCTTCCCTTGGATGTGAAGCCCGGAAACACCATACTATGCGCAGACGGAAGCATAAGTCTAGCTGTGGTGTCGTGCGATCCCGAGTCTGGAACCGTTAGGTGCAGGTGTGAGAACACGGCGATGCTTGGGGAGAGAAAGAACGTGAATCTCCCCGGCGTTGTTGTTGATCTTCCCACCTTGACAGACAAGGATATTGAGGATATTCTCGGTTGGGGTGTTCCGAACGGCATCGATATGATTGCGCTTTCGTTTGTCCGTAAAGGCTCGGATCTTGTTAATGTCCGGAGGGTTCTTGGATCTCATGCTAAAAGCATAATGTTGATGTCTAAG GTTGAGAACCAGGAAGGAGTGGTTAACTTCGATGAGATCCTGCGCGAAACAGACGCGTTCATGGTTGCTCGTGGTGATCTCGGGATGGAGATCCCCATAGAGAAGATCTTCTTAGCTCAGAAGCTGATGATCTACAAGTGCAACCTCGCCGGCAAACCAGTGGTCACCGCCACACAGATGCTCGAGTCAATGATCAAATCACCGAGGCCAACTCGCGCCGAAGCCACTGACGTCGCGAACGCCGTTCTCGACGGCACAGACTGTGTGATGCTCAGCGGAGAGAGCGCAGCAGGAGCTTATCCGGAGATAGCCGTGAAAGTCATGGCTAAGATCTGCATCGAAGCAGAAAGCTCGCTCGATTACAACACGATCTTCAAGGAGATGATCCGAGCAACTCCGCTTCCTATGAGCCCGCTTGAGAGTCTTGCGTCGTCAGCTGTAAGGACTGCTAACAAAGCGCACGCGAAGCTCATCGTTGTGTTGACTCGTGGAGGCTCAACGGCCAACCTTGTGGCTAAGTACAGGCCTGCTGTTCCGATTCTGTCGGTGGTTGTCCCGGTTATGACAACAGATAACTTTGACTGGAGTTGTAGCGACGAGTCGCCTGCAAGGCACAGTCTGATATACAGAGGGTTGATCCCTATGTTGGCTGAAGGATCCGCAAAGGCGACTGATAGCGAGTCTACTGAAGTTATCATTGAAGCTGCTTTGAAGTCAGCTACACAGAGAGGGCTGTGCAACGTTGGTGATGCAGTCGTGGCGCTGCACCGTATTGGAGCTGCCTCGGTTATTAAGATCTGTTTGGTGAAGTAA
- the LOC111197776 gene encoding WD repeat-containing protein 26 homolog, which translates to MGVVEDTEPPLKRAKRDETNGFSGSNSSVRVSSVTNSLGDLMARPLTSSQGDDETIGSKGVIKKSEFVRIITRTLYSLGYGKAGAMLEEESGIPLHHSFVETFMEQVRDGKWDESIVTLHRIGLLDEKDVKAASFLLLEQKFLELLKFDKIAEALGTLRNEIEPLRINTKRVHELASSLILSGPGKENVSSRSKVLEELQSLLPASVIIPEKRLESLVESSLHIQRDACVFHNTLDSDLSLYSDHQCGKHQIPSQTVQILESHTDEVWFLQYSHNGKYLASSSKDQTAIIWEINANGHMSLKHKLVGHQKPVTAILWSPDDSQVLTCGAEEVIRRWDVDSGDCLHTYEKGGIGPISCGWYSDGKGIIAGMTDRSICMWDLDGREMECWKGQRTQKVSDIAMTDDGKWLVSVCKDSVISLFDREATVERLIEEEETITSFSLSNDNKYVLVNLLNQEIRLWSIEGDPKIVTRYKGHKRSRFLIRSCFGGYEQGFIASGSEDSQVYIWHRSTGKLITELPGHAGAVNCVSWSPTNLHVMASASDDGTIRIWGLDRINPHKQEKQVQGSSSNGVLHQCNGN; encoded by the exons ATGGGAGTTGTGGAGGATACTGAACCTCCTTTGAAACGTGCAAAACGCGACGAAACCAACGGCTTCTCTGGTAGTAACTCTTCCGTTAGAGTTAGCAGTGTGACCAACTCTTTGGGAGACCTTATGGCGAGGCCTCTCACCTCCTCCCAAGGGGATGATGAAACCATCGGCTCCAAAGGAGTCATTAAAAAATCTGAATTCGTTAGGATCATCACTAGGACTCTCTACTCGCTTGGATACGGTAAAGCCGGGGCTATGCTCGAGGAAGAATCCGGGATCCCTCTGCATCACTCCTTCGTGGAGACGTTTATGGAGCAGGTTAGGGACGGGAAATGGGATGAAAGTATTGTCACGTTGCACAGAATCGGTCTGCTGGATGAGAAGGATGTCAAAGCTGCGTCGTTCTTGCTACTAGAGCAGAAGTTCTTAGAGCTTCTGAAGTTTGATAAGATAGCTGAAGCGCTTGGCACGTTGAGGAACGAGATTGAGCCTCTTCGTATTAATACAAAGCGTGTTCATGAGCTCGCTTCCTCTCTTATATTATCGGGTCCAGGCAAAGAGAATGTGAGTTCGAGGTCCAAGGTTCTGGAGGAACTGCAAAGCTTGCTTCCTGCTTCTGTTATAATCCCGGAgaagaggttggagagtttagTTGAGAGTTCACTTCATATTCAGCGGGATGCTTGTGTTTTCCATAATACTTTGGATAGTGATTTGTCTTTGTATTCCGATCATCAATGCGGGAAGCACCAGATTCCTTCTCAGACCGTTCAG ATCTTGGAGTCGCATACTGATGAAGTTTGGTTCTTGCAATACTCGCATAATGGCAAATATTTAGCTTCATCTTCCAAGGATCAGACTGCAATTATATGGGAG ATCAACGCAAATGGGCATATGTCATTGAAGCATAAACTTGTGGGCCACCAGAAGCCAGTGACTGCTATCTTATGGAGTCCTGACGATAGTCAGGTCCTTACATGTGGAGCAGAAGAGGTTATCAGACGCTGGGATGTTGATTCAGGAGACTGTCTTCACACATACGAAAAAGGCGGTATCGGTCCCATTTCCTGCGGATGGTATTCCGATGGGAAGGGAATAATCGCAGGGATGACAGACCGAAGCATCTGCATGTGGGATTTAGACGGTAGAGAGATGGAATGCTGGAAAGGTCAGAGGACGCAAAAGGTATCAGATATAGCGATGACTGATGATGGAAAGTGGCTTGTAAGCGTATGCAAGGACTCTGTGATATCATTGTTTGATAGGGAAGCGACTGTTGAGAGGTTGATCGAAGAGGAAGAGACCATTACATCGTTCTCGCTTTCTAATGACAACAAATATGTGCTGGTGAATCTCCTCAACCAGGAGATACGTCTATGGAGTATTGAAGGTGACCCCAAGATTGTGACGAGATACAAAGGCCACAAGCGTTCACGGTTCCTCATCAGATCATGCTTTGGTGGCTATGAACAAGGTTTTATCGCTAGTGGAAGCGAGGATTCTCAG gTATACATATGGCACAGATCGACAGGGAAGTTAATCACTGAGCTACCAGGACATGCAGGAGCGGTTAACTGTGTGAGCTGGAGCCCAACGAACCTTCACGTGATGGCTTCAGCAAGCGATGATGGGACCATAAGGATATGGGGACTTGACCGGATTAACCCACATAAACAGGAGAAGCAAGTGCAAGGAAGTAGCAGTAATGGTGTGCTTCATCAATGCAATGGGAACTGA
- the LOC106419326 gene encoding transcriptional repressor ILP1 has translation MGSNRARNFRRRGDDDGDENDVKDPTAAPKPSSAPSSSKPKKLPASEPKKKLLSFADDEEDEDAPPRVTVKPKNARDRSKSSSRLSGSGSAHRLNSSTVEHRSSSSSTSSSTVAPPSNVLPQAGAYTKEALLELQRNTRTLPYSRPSTASSEPKVVLKGLIKPQQQQEKQSLTDVVRQVSDLDFDEEGEADDAFFEQAVIEARAKREKARQPRSTPAPDFISLDCSTANRSAAEVVSDEDGDFQGGFVVSHKGNGKAVFTANKSTTESLYEDEDEEEKLWEEEQFKKGIGKRMDEGSNRIASSNGMALHPQQKPLPQQPPQMYAYHANVPPTIGPATSVDALPMSQQAELAKKALQDNVKKLKESHAKTLSSLTKTDENLTASLMSITDLESSLSAAGDKYVFMQKLRDFISVICDFMQEKGSFIEEIEDQMKDLNEKHASAILERRIADNNDEMVELGASVKAAVAVLNKQGSSTSVIAAATSAALAAAASIRQQTQPVKLDELGRDENLQKRREAERRAAARQKRRARFENKRASTMEIDGSSLKIEGESSTDESDSETSAYKEIRDKILLCADKVFSDASEEFSQLSMVKARFEKWKRDYSSTYRDAYMSLTVPSIFSPYVRLELLKWDPLHQDVDFFDMEWHGLLFDYGKPEDGDDFAPDDTDANLVPELVEKVAIPILHHQILRCWDILSTRETKNAVAATTLVTNYVPASSEALAKLFSAIRSRLVEAIAAIAVPTWDPLILKAVPNAPQVAAYRFGTSVRLMRNICMWKDILALPVLENLALSELLFGKVLPHVRSIASNIHDAMTRTEKIVASLSGVWTGQSVTRTHSRPLQPLVDCILTLRKILETRLASGLDDAETTGLARRLKRILVEVHEHDHAREIVRTFNLKEAV, from the exons atggGAAGTAACCGTGCTAGAAATTTCCGGCGGCGAGGGGACGACGACGGCGATGAAAACGACGTTAAAGATCCAACCGCCGCGCCGAAACCGTCTTCAGCTCCTTCCTCGTCAAAACCTAAAAAACTCCCAGCCTCGGAGCCGAAGAAGAAGCTACTCAGTTTCGCCGATGACGAGGAGGACGAAGATGCACCTCCACGTGTAACCGTAAAGCCTAAGAACGCCAGAGATCGAAGCAAATCTTCTTCGCGTCTCAGCGGTTCTGGATCTGCTCACAGACTTAACTCTTCCACCGTGGAGCATcgttcctcctcttcttccacTTCCTCCTCCACCGTGGCTCCGCCTTCAAACGTGCTTCCCCAGGCGGGCGCTTATACGAAAGAGGCACTCCTCGAGCTCCAGAGGAACACGCGTACGCTTCCGTATTCTCGCCCTAGTACAGCAAGTTCCGAGCCGAAGGTAGTGCTCAAGGGCTTAATCAAACCTCAGCAGCAGCAGGAGAAGCAGAGCTTGACGGATGTGGTTAGGCAGGTTTCGGATTTGGACTTCGATGAGGAAGGGGAAGCCGATGATGCGTTCTTCGAACAGGCGGTGATTGAAGCTAGAGCCAAGAGGGAGAAGGCGAGGCAGCCACGTTCAACGCCGGCGCCTGATTTTATATCACTGGATTGTAGTACCGCGAATCGTTCCGCTGCTGAAGTGGTTAGCGACGAGGATGGGGACTTTCAAGGAGGTTTCGTCGTGTCGCACAAAGGTAATGGGAAAGCTGTGTTTACAGCTAATAAGTCCACGACGGAAAGTTTatatgaggatgaggatgaagaagagaagttgTGGGAGGAGGAGCAGTTTAAGAAGGGTATTGGTAAAAGAATGGATGAAGGGTCTAACAGGATTGCAAGTAGCAATGGAATGGCTTTGCATCCACAACAGAAGCCACTACCACAACAACCACCGCAGATGTATGCTTATCATGCCAATGTGCCCCCTACCATTGGTCCAGCTACTAGTGTTGATGCATTACCAATGTCACAACAAGCTGAGCTTGCCAAGAAGGCATTGCAAGACAATGTTAAGAAGCTTAAG GAATCTCATGCAAAAACTTTATCCTCGCTTACCAAGACAGATGAGAATTTGACTGCTTCGTTGATGAGTATCACAGATCTTGAAAGTTCTCTATCTGCAGCTGGAGACAAGTATGTCTTCATGCAAAAACTCAGAGACTTCATTTCTGTTATCTGCGACTTCATGCAG GAAAAGGGTTCCTTCATTGAAGAAATTGAAGATCAGATGAAGGACCTTAATGAAAAACATGCTTCAGCTATACTAGAAAGAAGAATTGCAGATAACAATGACGAGATGGTAGAGCTAGGGGCCTCCGTGAAAGCAGCTGTGGCAGTTCTAAACAAACAAGGAAGCAGTACTTCAGTGATTGCTGCTGCCACAAGTGCTGCCCTTGCTGCCGCTGCTTCTATAAGACAGCAGACTCAACCAGTTAAGCTTGATGAATTGGGCAGGGACGAAAACTTGCAGAAGCGCAGGGAAGCAGAAAGAAGGGCTGCAGCACGGCAGAAAAGGCGAGCTCGATTTGAAAATAAGCGTGCATCAACCATGGAGATTGATGGATCTTCTTTGAAAATAGAAGGGGAATCAAGCACTGATGAGAGTGACAGCGAGACTTCAGCATACAAGGAAATCAGAGATAAGATACTTTTGTGTGCTGATAAGGTCTTCAGTGATGCATCTGAGGAGTTTTCCCAGCTTTCAATGGTGAAGGCGAGATTTGAGAAGTGGAAGCGAGACTATTCATCTACTTATCGGGATGCTTACATGTCTTTGACCGTACCTTCCATCTTTTCACCCTATGTTAGATTGGAGCTCTTGAAATGGGATCCTCTTCATCAAGACGTGGATTTCTTTGACATGGAATG GCACGGCTTATTATTTGATTATGGTAAGCCAGAAGATGGTGATGATTTTGCACCCGATGATACTGATGCCAACCTTGTCCCTGAGCTAGTGGAAAAAGTTGCGATTCCTATATTGCACCATCAGATACTTCGTTGTTGGGATATACTTAGCACCCGGGAGACAAAAAATGCTGTTGCTGCTACAACCTTGGTGACAAATTATGTTCCCGCTTCAAGCGAGGCCCTAGCAAAATTATTTTCTGCTATTCGTTCTCGTCTTGTTGAAGCCATAGCAGCTATTGCG GTTCCGACATGGGATCCTCTGATATTGAAGGCTGTACCTAATGCTCCACAAGTTGCAGCATATAGGTTTGGTACATCAGTCCGTCTTATGAGAAATATATGCATGTGGAAAGACATCCTGGCTCTTCCAGTGTTGGAGAACTTGGCTCTGAGTGAGCTTTTGTTTGGAAAAGTCCTACCTCATGTCAGAAGCATTGCTTCAAATATCCATGATGCAATGACAAGAACTGAAAAGATCGTTGCTTCTTTGTCTGGAGTATGGACAGGACAAAGCGTCACAAGAACTCACAG TCGGCCGTTGCAACCTCTTGTGGATTGTATTCTGACACTAAGGAAAATTCTCGAGACAAGGCTTGCCTCAGGACTGGACGACGCTGAAACCACTGGTCTTGCCCGCAGGTTAAAGAGAATACTAGTCGAGGTCCACGAACACGATCACGCCAGGGAAATTGTCAGAACATTCAATCTCAAGGAGGCAGTGTGA